A stretch of the Gracilinanus agilis isolate LMUSP501 chromosome 4, AgileGrace, whole genome shotgun sequence genome encodes the following:
- the ZNF697 gene encoding zinc finger protein 697, translated as MRPCSGPPECPTSHSGRTVATLCEEEQVAETYYFCPLLGSVGTEPVSLKCQARGNAQSLGSRDVVRVCWQHFPRWECKGNAAQPDPERISGQFLAWFSRMEQEEELGVSELQDSGDRGMGSDFEDSEERGMGSDLQYMDEREDDSEEREVGSDLLDKKYREENSEEREMVTDIYTVSGREWILILNPDLIEVMLVDDRLLSEEEEAALREENEDDVEDPEVVEMGMFSGLSESESIPQSPREEEEEEETTTLPWRRRLSLGKCPRGGKSGQRRFHHLHHPMAVDFGELNSLMASIMEAPTICSDCGESFSPGTAFLQHQRMHRLAQAAAGVPPYGFATECGGVVGMVGLGGAGPLASVLPRTPGEKPYRCGECGKGFSRNTYLTNHLRLHTGERPNLCSDCGKSFSWRADLLKHRRLHTGEKPYSCPECGEAFSLSSHLLSHRRAHAAASGAGAAALRPFACGECGKGFMRRSHLANHQRIHTGEKPHACGDCGKRFSWRSDLVKHQRVHTGEKPYMCSECGETFSVSSHLFTHKRTHSGERPYVCGECGKGFGRNSHLVNHLRVHTGEKPFGCSDCDKRFSDFSTLTQHQRTHTGEKPYACVECGKSFIQSSHLIRHRRIHTGDKPHKCAGCGKGFRYKTHLAQHQKLHLC; from the exons ATGAGGCCTTGCAGTGGACCCCCAGAGTGTCCAACAAGCCATAGCGGGAGAACCGTGGCCACTCTGTGCGAGGAGGAACAGGTGGCAGAAACGTATTATTTTTGTCCACTGCTTGGCAGTGTTGGCACTGAGCCCGTGTCTTTGAAATGTCAGGCTAGGGGCAACGCTCAAAGCTTGGGGAGCCGTGATGTTGTCAGAGTGTGCTGGCAGCATTTTCCTCGTTGGGAATGCAAAGGAAATGCAGCCCAGCCTGATCCAGAAA GAATCTCTGGTCAATTCCTGGCCTGGTTTTCCCGGATGGAACAAGAGGAAGAGCTGGGTGTGTCTGAACTTCAAGACTCAGGGGACAGGGGGATGGGCTCAGATTTCGAGGACTCGGAGGAGAGGGGGATGGGTTCAGACCTGCAGTACATGGATGAGAGAGAGGACGACTCCGAGGAGAGGGAGGTGGGCTCGGACCTGCTGGACAAGAAATACAGAGAGGAGAACTCAGAGGAGAGGGAGATGGTGACAGACATCTACACAG TGTCGGGCCGAGAGTGGATCCTTATCCTCAATCCAGACCTGATTGAGGTGATGCTGGTAG ATGACAGGCTCCTCAGTGAGGAAGAGGAGGCAGCTCTCcgtgaagaaaatgaagatgatgtgGAAGACCCTGAGGTGGTGGAGATGGGGATGTTCTCGGGTCTGTCCGAGTCTGAGAGCATCCCCCAGAGTCCtcgggaggaggaggaagaggaggagaccACAACCCTGCCCTGGAGGAGACGCCTGTCTCTCGGGAAGTGCCCACGGGGAGGCAAGTCTGGCCAGCGCCGCTTCCATCATCTCCATCATCCCATGGCCGTGGACTTTGGGGAACTCAACAGCTTGATGGCCAGCATCATGGAAGCTCCCACCATCTGCTCGGACTGTGGTGAAAGCTTCAGCCCCGGCACAGCCTTCCTTCAGCACCAGCGTATGCACCGCCTGGCGCAGGCAGCGGCAGGGGTCCCTCCTTATGGCTTTGCCACAGAATGCGGGGGCGTGGTGGGCATGGTGGGGCTGGGCGGGGCCGGGCCCTTGGCTTCCGTGTTGCCCCGGACCCCAGGGGAGAAGCCCTACCGGTGCGGGGAGTGCGGGAAGGGGTTCAGCCGCAACACGTACCTGACCAACCACCTCCGCCTGCACACGGGCGAGCGCCCCAACCTGTGCTCCGACTGCGGCAAGAGCTTCAGCTGGCGCGCGGACCTGCTCAAGCACCGCCGCCTGCACACGGGGGAGAAGCCCTACTCCTGTCCCGAGTGCGGGGAGGCCTTCAGCCTCAGCTCCCACCTGCTGAGCCACCGGAGGGCGCACGCGGCCGCCAGTGGGGCCGGGGCTGCGGCGCTGAGGCCCTTCGCCTGCGGGGAGTGCGGGAAGGGCTTCATGCGGCGCTCCCACCTGGCCAACCACCAACGCATCCACACGGGCGAGAAGCCGCACGCCTGCGGGGACTGCGGCAAGCGCTTCAGCTGGCGCTCGGACCTGGTCAAGCACCAGCGCGTGCACACGGGCGAGAAGCCCTACATGTGCTCCGAGTGCGGGGAGACCTTCAGCGTGAGCTCCCACCTCTTCACGCACAAGCGCACGCACTCGGGGGAGCGCCCCTACGTGTGCGGCGAGTGCGGCAAGGGCTTCGGCCGGAACTCGCACCTGGTCAACCACCTGCGCGTGCACACGGGCGAGAAGCCCTTTGGCTGCTCGGACTGCGACAAGCGCTTCAGCGACTTCTCCACCCTGACGCAGCACCAGCGCACGCACACGGGCGAGAAGCCGTACGCCTGCGTGGAGTGCGGCAAGAGCTTCATCCAGAGCTCCCACCTCATCCGCCATCGCCGCATCCACACCGGGGACAAGCCTCACAAGTGCGCGGGCTGCGGCAAGGGCTTCCGCTACAAAACCCACCTGGCCCAGCACCAGAAGCTGCACCTGTGCTAG